Part of the Miscanthus floridulus cultivar M001 unplaced genomic scaffold, ASM1932011v1 fs_469_2, whole genome shotgun sequence genome is shown below.
CCCTACTATTCCTTGCTTTCTTTGATTAAGTTTAGTTCTCAATACACAATTAAATATTAATCCTTTCAAAAAATCATACATGTTTAACAGCGGGTGCGGATAAAAAAAACCTAGACCAACCTAGGGGAAACTATGTGACATTGTAAATAAGAAGAAATGGACACTGGAATTCAAGTCGAAGAGTGAGTCAACAAGAATGGTGCTGCATCATGATAAGTATGAATGCCGGCAGAAGATGAACAACCATTTCAAGAACATGGGAATGGGATAATGTTAggtataaaataaaaaaatacaagGTAAGAAGAATGCGAAACCAAACTGATTATCAGTTGTGTTACGGTAGAATTTATAGAAGGCGTCCCAGTGGCTGCTCTGCAATGTGAATGGAAACAATTATAAGTAAGCTGTCCAGAAAGCAACAAAGCTAATGAGATATTGGTGAAGAATGTGATAATGTAAAAGAAGTGACTGAAGAGTACGATTAAAGAACTATCTCTCCCTTATAATTACCTTTATTTCATCTCCACGAAGTCGCTTCATTTGCAAATTTTGAGCAGGAATCTGGGAAGTTTCCAAAAATGATTATCCTCAATTGACAGGCACATTTGAATCAATTAAGCCAAAAGAAGGTAAACCTTTTTACGTTCTTGTCTGATATTCTTCCGTTTAGGCTGCTTCAAATCCATCAGAAACTCATCAAAACTGAAAAAACATGGTGAACAAAGAATATCAGCAAACATTGAGAAATCACAATAAACTAGCCAACTAACATGTAATCTCACAAAGTTTAGCACAGAATCAACAAGGCAGTAATTCCACAAAAAATCCACTGTTTTAAAGCGATGGTCCACATGCTATGCTTTATCTGAAATGTGTCCTCTTAGCTAGTTAGCTACAATTATCTGGTCAAGATAACTACTTTTTTTGGCACTAATAAAGGAAGAAGTTAGCCAAAATAGGTATAAGACCTCATGGCCCACAGAGAAAGTTTAACCAGAATGCTACAACAAGCTAATTAACCACTATTTACAGATAAATTACTACAGCAAATGATAGAGAGTATATCAACAACCAAGTGTCATATTTTTAACAAACATGAGATGTTGTGGGAAAAGAACAGAAAAATGCCTTGAGTTAACAGTATACGAGGGAAATAGTAGCTGCGCCCAAACTGTGAGCTTGTTTGCACTTCTAGTCCACCAAGATTTTCTTAAAACTAGATGTCCCACCCAAGTATTGAAACCCCCAAGTTGCAGTATAATATGGTTACAACTTCGAAGTCCCAACTTCAAGCATTGAACCATCCAGAAGGAAATGCTATTAATATCATAATGTGTTAGCACCTCTTGTAATTCCGATTTCTCCAGTGATATTGCAACCCAATTCTTTGTAACAACCCACTATCCTTCAATTTGCTGAATTCACCTTGAGACGGAAAAGTGATATGTAATGATGACACGTTCATCTGAAATGCAGCAGAAACCAACATATATTAACTTGGTTCAATACATCCGAAGGTAGTCTTTTAAGAACTATACAGAGGTAGTTGATAAATAAACAAAGCAACCCAAAAAGGTTGTCACTACTTCACATATACATGAGTCTACATCAATAATTAGTAATGTGACATCCGTCCCAGTTTTAATTAGGCCCATGTGTGTGCTAATGCAAGTTTGTAGGGGGTTTAGTCCCGCCTTGCTTGTTGAGGGTGGGTTAGACTAACATATAATGTTTCTAGAGTCCATGCCATCAACCCCGGGTTAACCCTTTTATGTGAAGCGAAGAAAGCTTCAGTAGGTTGGTGGGAGTGTGAGCGCTCAGAGTGAATCTGAGCTGTTTGGACTTTGGGGTGTTACAAGTTAACACCATAAAGATAACGAAACATGAGTTGTAAAGAGAGACAGGATTTTAAACTTTTATTACTTCAGCATTGACTCATCGCCGGCACACATTAAGTAAAGATCAAGCCCTGATTTAGCAACTTTGTAGCTGCAAGCAGACAACCCAGTTCTTCTATTTAAATGAAACAGACTTGGTGCCCTTTGGTATACATTGTAAATGTCATGAAAACGAGAATGGAAAAAGACAAATGACTCAAGAATGAAGAAATGGTGAATTCTATATGATATCAGAATGCCATATGAAGTAGAGCAGATAAAAGGTGGAAACAATGAACAGTAGCACATAGATGCTGTAAATATAGAATGTTTGCTATAATTCTTAGGCATTCTTAGTAGACACTACTTTAAACAAATATTTGCAAGAATGCTAACCCAGATACCTTGGTAGTCAGGCTCATCAAACCTTTGACTAGTGCATCAAAAACTTGATCACGGTATGATGTATTTCGAAGTAATATTCTTTGACCCGTTACTGGAGTAAAAGGCACGCAAGACTGGAGCTTTGGATAGTATTCAAGGCCATAGTTGTAGTAAGCTTCTGCCCATGATTGATCAAACACAAACTCTCCTCTAGAATGGCTGCAAGTTCACAATGTTGTCGCTCAACCAATGAACAAGATGAAAGGAGCACATAGTACATGGCAAGTAGGAAAACAGTAGATGATATTCTGTTAATGATGTTAAACCTTTTAAGGTAAAGAGGAACAACACCTATAACATGTCCGTTCTCGTCCCGTGCAACAACATGGAAAGGTAACCAGCCAGTTTCCTGAAATCAGCCGAAGAGACCAAGGTCCCAAGGAAGACAATAAGATAACAGTGTGTATATCCATGCATATTGGTACTGAATAAAAGTTAGAGCTAATCTTTGTTCAATCTACGGGAGTAATTTTCACAAAGAAAGCAACTGTACAATTAAgaatcacaaaaaaaaaaagaatcacaATCATGATGGGTCAGGCTAAGCACATAGAAAAAGGAACTCATTGGTCATAGGTAATTCATAATTTGTGATGTCTCAATATGCTAGTGGTATTGCAGACAAATCTTGTTTGTAGTTCTGTTGTCAATTAAACACAGCAAATTTATTGTCAAAATCAATGTTTTCAACATTACACAGGCTTATAATGGAGCTTGAGCACTTAACGGTTAAAACTAGTGTTCACCTAAACGCTAAACGTTATACAGTCGGTCACCTATCATTCAGCCATTATTCGGGCTAAATGACCAATTAAACGGTTAAACAGGCTAAAAGTCTGTGTAGGCAGTAGTTGAGCAGTGATTAAAACTGAAATGTCTTTGTATGATCTGATGAGAATACATGGTGATTTATGTGTTTACCTTTACCGCAGAACCTGATTCTTCTAAGCTTGAGAGGAATGCATAAGTAAGGAAAGGGTTAAAGTTTTGAGGATCATCTGGATCACACGCACAGGCATCCCAATCCGCAGCAGGAATGTCCATGATAGAAGAAGCAACAGAAATAGACACCTCACGTGGTTTCGTACCTACCTGAAACAAACGAGCGATTAAGGAAATCATGAATTAGGTGCATAGGTCCTGGAAAAGGAGTTCACTCAAGAAACACAAAACACCTCTGAGGCTGACCCTGCGAGCGTATATGATTCAGCAGGAGGGATCGGTTGACGTGTTGTCATGTCTCCCTTAGGCCACCCAAAAAGTGCATTGACCTTTAATCGTGGCGCCAAGCTTCGGAAGCCAACTTTTGAAGGTGGATGTCCCTGCAAATGAACGTCGCCAGAGTGAACAAACTTAGTTTTGAGAACAAAAATTTGTAGCAGGATGAACAAACATTATACAGAACAGAATATAGGTAAACAAAGGAAGCTAAACAGATGCCAGAATGGGCATAAACCATATGGCCACTTTAGACCAAACTTATTCTGGAACAGCCCAGGCAGTTGCGGCGTTGAATAATGTTACATGTGCAAAAGACTCAGACAAGCAACTTGTAGTGTCCGATATATCCATTTCTCTCCTGCTTAATGAAGCACTCGAACAAACCATCAATACGGGCCATACCATTATCGAACAGAATCAGTATATGTTATACGTGGAAATCATGATTTCTGCGTGTggcatatattatatatatactgaCAATCCAAACCCTCAATCCGGCCCTTCAGTACAAAACCATCATCCAAACAATTGTGCACATCAGCCTTCTGCCTCCAAATCTAACACTCACACTCACTCAAGTAGTACTGTTTCGTGTCAGTCAGAACCAGATAATCCATGGCTAAACGGGTTCCGCTCATTCCCTCCCAGAAGAATTAAGAATATGGCAGCTTCGGAACGAGGTGCGGCGTTGAAACCCTACGGTTCTCAGGAGCTCACACTAACCGCACCGCTGGGCGTGGATTCCACCAGCGGAATTACACTACATCCGGGGGGAGGGGGGGAGCACTCACGCGGCGGCAGTGGCGAGGGCCGGAGGCAAGGAAGGTGGAGGGAGGGTGCCGCGTCACCGCCGCCGGCGAGGCCATCGCTTGGTCGCGCGCCTCAGGCTCGCTCCGCTCCGGGCGCCGAGGTGCGAGGAGACGCGCGAGCTTCGGGAGAGGGAGGCGCGATGCTGACGCCGGGTCCCGCGAGCCAACTACGCGATGCGTGGTGTGGGTGTGGCTTCTTCGCGCAGCAGGCTGCTGCAGGCCACTTGGCTCCACGAACTGCTCTGCGCTTGCGAACCACAAGACTACACGAAAACGAAAGCGCGCACACGGGCAGAGGGGCCACATCGCCAGAGGGTCAGGGAGGGCCGGAGGGGCCCACATCGCCACGAACTACTCTGCTGCTTGCCAAGTTGCCCATTAGCTCGATTTCCTTCTTTTaagttctttttttttctgttttaggATGTGGCCATTAGCTCAAAAGCTCAGACAACTGACCTCGAGCTCAAgatctaagggcctgtttggcaggactgaaaaatactgttccggctgattgttgtgagagaaaaatactattctgacagaacgtgaacagtgatttcgtGGGTGACAGATCCAGCCAGCCGAACGGCCTCTAAGACATCATAAGTTGATTTCTGTTCACAATTGACAGGGCTCGAGGAATGCCATGCTTGACAGCAAAATGCTTGGAGCTTGGAGGGCAAATGAAATGCCAGTAAATCACAAAGCCTCTGCAACCACGTATGTCGGCAAAGCAATGGTTTACATCGAAGAAGATACGAAGTAGACCAATGACTTATCAGTTGTGACGAGTGCTTTTTACCAGCAGAGCCTCTAGAGGAATCACACAGTTAAAAAGACTGGTTATTAGCAATGGCAACCCAATTCTGCAGATAGCATTGCATGTCATTGCCGTACACTAGCACAATTACGGTCACTACAATCACAACATTGCATGTCAAGTGGGAACGAAGTTACTGTTCAAGGAGGTTAAATAACATCACATATGTACAAATTCGCTTTATTAATCAAGAAAAATAAACAATTAGTTGCTGGAATTTCCTATTGCCCACCCTGCCATTCTAGTTTTATAGGCAGTGGCTATGTCGGCACAACtgatacatacatcatgttacaaTTGTACAAACTTCTACAGGTTCACCTGCGGCGGAATTTCGGACGAACCGCAAAAACACCAGGCCTCAGTTCATCAAATCGATACCTGCAAGCAGAAGGCTGTCAATCATACTTGCGTGTGTACACTTAGATGTAGAGCTGTACTGATTGCATCGAATGTTACCCGTTCTCAATAAGGAAGCCCCTAACGGCAACAGGCAGTGAAGCCTGCCCTTTGCTATGGTTACCCATCCCTGTGTAAAGTACAAACAGAAATGAGTTATTGCCAAAGCTGTTATTAAATGAACCAAATCAATGCATTATCTGCTTGTAAAATGATACCAAGATGCTCTCATCCATTAAATTGCGCATTTGCAGATCATAATTACAAAGATAGCGGCAAGAAAAGTAATGAACATAAACTGTTTCAGTTTTGATATGAAACCATCAACTGTATCTGATAGGAAAGCATGCATAGAGGAACAGCATATTACCTGTGATCACATGTAAGATAGACTGCTTAGGCCGGCGTAAGACCACCTTCTCAGTGGCAAGCTCAATGTTTGAACCAGTGGTTGATTCAGAATATGCAGACTCCAACTTAGCTAAGTCCTCAGTTGAAGCTGACTTATTCCCAGGCTGCTGGAACTCTATCATGTGGAGATGCCTCTCCAATACTGCCACAGCCTCTGATGCATGAAGACCATGCATGTCTATCTTCCAGATGTCATTATTGCTATTCCTAAGCCGAAATATTTCTTCCGCTGCCTTGTTATTCAGCTTTTCAGCAGCTGCCCGCTCTTCCTGAGCTCTGAGAGAGAGTTCCTTGGCAGCAGCATGGTCACCTCTCAAGAATGCATTGCTGGCAGACTGGGAATGCTTTGTGGCAGCCCTGCGACCAAAAGGAAAGAGTTGACTTTGGTCATCACATAAAACAAGTGTACAAACcttaaataaaaaatattgaCATCTTCAACTGTCTTAGTGTCTGATCAATTTTTATGGACTGTTAGACCTATAATTCAAGGATTTCATATTTCTTTCTAGAATGCTTTACAAATTAATGGCTTTGAATGCTCATGCAAGTTTGGAATTACAAGAGTAAATGATCATATGCAAGTTCTATGCTCGAATGAACATCCTAGGCTCCTGGTGGATAGAGAAAGAATAGAGACACACTTCTTCTATGCATAACCCAGAGCAAATATAATGCTAACAGCGGACAATTTGAAAAACATAAGCAGAAATAAGGAATCTCATCATACCTCATCATCTTCAATGCATCTTTCCGGTAGTTTAAGTAATCATCATCAATCTCTTCGGATTCAGGCTGCAAGGGTATAGAGGGAAAATTCATCGGTGGCAGCAACAACTGTGAGCTATCTGGATTTGCATTGCCTGCTGCAGCACTTTCTGATGGTAATCCATGTGTTTTATTCATCACAGCAGCAGGATGGCCAGATGTTCTGCCCTCTCCAGTCTGCAAGTCAGGAGAGACCATAGCTTTCAACAAATCAGATGCTTGGCTGACATCATTATTTACAGCAGCTAGTACATCCTCTATTAAATTACTGTCGGCCCAACTGTGTGCATCTTTCAAGAGCTCAACTTTATTAACAGATGCAGAGATTGCACCATGATTCCCATTGTCCACATGATTAGCAGAAATCTTATTTCCGCGTCCATTACTAACAGCTCCAGAAGCAACAGAAGGGCGAACCACTGAAGCAAAAGGCTTTGCT
Proteins encoded:
- the LOC136531870 gene encoding uncharacterized protein isoform X2; translated protein: MDIPAADWDACACDPDDPQNFNPFLTYAFLSSLEESGSAVKETGWLPFHVVARDENGHVIGVVPLYLKSHSRGEFVFDQSWAEAYYNYGLEYYPKLQSCVPFTPVTGQRILLRNTSYRDQVFDALVKGLMSLTTKMNVSSLHITFPSQGEFSKLKDSGLLQRIGLQYHWRNRNYKSFDEFLMDLKQPKRKNIRQERKKIPAQNLQMKRLRGDEIKSSHWDAFYKFYRNTTDNHWGRPYLTRDFFHLLGEKMGENVMLIVAEKDDKVIAGALNLIGGDTLFGRLWGCLPDAYFPNLHFEACYYQAIEAAIELNLSKVEAGAQGEHKIQRGYLPVTTYSCHYFSNPGFAAAIGNFLTHETAQVKRAIKVLHDSGPYKEDILKEFAAQQGVDL
- the LOC136531874 gene encoding uncharacterized protein isoform X2; translation: MHRQKIANSGWAAFDRKWRSADGSGDEGDADSFPALSSFGAPNLASSSITEKNGPKAKPFASVVRPSVASGAVSNGRGNKISANHVDNGNHGAISASVNKVELLKDAHSWADSNLIEDVLAAVNNDVSQASDLLKAMVSPDLQTGEGRTSGHPAAVMNKTHGLPSESAAAGNANPDSSQLLLPPMNFPSIPLQPESEEIDDDYLNYRKDALKMMRAATKHSQSASNAFLRGDHAAAKELSLRAQEERAAAEKLNNKAAEEIFRLRNSNNDIWKIDMHGLHASEAVAVLERHLHMIEFQQPGNKSASTEDLAKLESAYSESTTGSNIELATEKVVLRRPKQSILHVITGMGNHSKGQASLPVAVRGFLIENGYRFDELRPGVFAVRPKFRRR
- the LOC136531870 gene encoding uncharacterized protein isoform X1; the protein is MASPAAVTRHPPSTFLASGPRHCRRGHPPSKVGFRSLAPRLKVNALFGWPKGDMTTRQPIPPAESYTLAGSASEVGTKPREVSISVASSIMDIPAADWDACACDPDDPQNFNPFLTYAFLSSLEESGSAVKETGWLPFHVVARDENGHVIGVVPLYLKSHSRGEFVFDQSWAEAYYNYGLEYYPKLQSCVPFTPVTGQRILLRNTSYRDQVFDALVKGLMSLTTKMNVSSLHITFPSQGEFSKLKDSGLLQRIGLQYHWRNRNYKSFDEFLMDLKQPKRKNIRQERKKIPAQNLQMKRLRGDEIKSSHWDAFYKFYRNTTDNHWGRPYLTRDFFHLLGEKMGENVMLIVAEKDDKVIAGALNLIGGDTLFGRLWGCLPDAYFPNLHFEACYYQAIEAAIELNLSKVEAGAQGEHKIQRGYLPVTTYSCHYFSNPGFAAAIGNFLTHETAQVKRAIKVLHDSGPYKEDILKEFAAQQGVDL